Genomic window (Blattabacterium cuenoti):
TTAAAGAAAAAAGATTATATCAATATATACGAAAATAAAATATACTTATTCAAACTGCAATTAGAATTGCAAAAAAAATTTACATTTCCAGTAACATGTATTATAATGTTTCTAACTGGAGCGCCATTAGGTGCTATTATTAGAAAAGGAGGAATCGGTTATCCAACTATGATAGCACTGATTATATTCATCATTTATTATACTTTACTAACCATCACTCAAAATAAAGTAGAAAAAGCTGAAATATGTCCATGGGTAGGAGCTTGGATCCCAAATTTTATTTTTTTTCCGGTAAGTATATGGATGACTTATAAAACTGTTATGGATGATTTTTATATATAATATAATTAAATAAAATAGATATGCTTCAAAATTTGAGTGGTATTGAAGAGGCCATACAAGATATCAAAAATGGAAAAATTATTATTGTGGTTGATGATAAAAATCGTGAAAATGAAGGAGATTTTATAGTAGCTGCTGAAAAAATAACTCCTAAAATTGTGAATTTTCTCATAACTCATGGAAGAGGATTAGTTTGTGTTTCCTTGACAGAAGAAAAATGCGATCAATTAGAACTCCAAATGATGGTAAAAAATAGCACAGACCCTATAAAAACTGCTTTCACAGTATCTGTAGATTTACGAGGAAATGGCGTAAGTACTGGAATTTCTGTTTCAGATAGAGCTAAAACTATTTTTGCCCTAGTTCATGAAGTAAAACCAGAAGTATTCAACAAACCAGGACATATATTTCCTCTACGCGCAAAACAAGGAGGTGTGTTAGAAAGACCTGGACATACAGAGGCAGCTATTGATCTAACTAAAATGGCCGGATGTACTCCTGGAGGAGTATTAGTAGAAATACTAAACCAAAATGGATCTATGGCACGTTTACCACAATTGATTCAGATTTCCAAAAAATTTCATATGAAAATTATCTTCATAGAAGACCTTATTAAACATAAAATAAAACATAAAAAATAATGAATAAATGCGGTCTGGACGGGATTTGAACCCGCGACCCCATGCGTGACAGGCATGTATTCTAACCAACTGAACTACCAGACCCAAAACTATGAAATCATTAAAGCATCTAATTTTTTTCTTATATCTTCTTTAGAAAGAATTCCAATATGGATATCTTTTTTTTCCCCATTTTTAAAAAAAATCATAGTAGGAATACTACGTATACCATATTTAGAAGAGGTAATTGGATTATGATCTACATTTAACTTCAAAACTGATACTTTTTCGTGATATTCAGAAAAAATTTCTTCTAATAAAACAGATAAAGCTCTACATGGAGCACACCATGGGGCCCAAAAATCTACCAGAATAGGTTTTTCTGATTTTTTAAAAATTAATTTTTCAAAAGTATCATCGTTTATTTCTTGTAACATACTTTTAACATTTAAAAAACATAACAAATTTACCTTTTTTGTTTTAAATTCAAAAGTGATAATTTTTCAACAAACAAATATAAATATCTATTCCTTCCATGATTTCTGAAATCAAAACGTATTCATTAGGTGTATGAGAACGTACGCTATCTCCTACTCCCATTTTAATAGTAGAAAAAGGCATGATGCTTTGATCTGAAAGAGTAGGCGATCCATAAGTGTTTCTTCCTATAAATTTAGCCTTCAAAACAATAGGATGCATAGGATCTATAAAAGATGAATTTAAATGTGAAGAACGGGGTTTCATTTTAGAATGAATTTTTTTTTGTATTATATCAATCAATTCCTCATTTTTATATAATTCATTAGTTCTGATATCTATGACAAAAGAACAAATATCAGGGATAACATTATGTTGTATTCCTCCTTGTATTTGAGTCACATTTAAAGTAGTAAAACCTAGCAAGTCCGATTTTCTATCAAAAGAAAAGCTTTTCAAGAGTTCAATATCTCTTGTAGCAAGATAAATAGCATTGATTCCTGTATTTCTTGCAGAATGTCCTGTCTTTCCTTCAGCTATACAATCTAATATTATTAATCCTTTTTCAGCAATAGCTACTTGCATTTGTGTTGGTTCCCCCACAATTCCTAAATCTACAAAACCAAATTCAGGTAAAATGGATCTTAAACCTGAATAACCAGATATTTCTTCTTCCCCAGTAATAGAAAGGATTAATCTATAAGGCAATTCCGATAAATTACTTAAATATATAAAAGTAGATATCAATGAAACGACAGAAGCTCCTGCATCATTACTTCCTAATCCAAAAAGTTTATCTTCTTGTTTGATAGCAGTAAAAGGATCAGTTTTCCAATTTTTTCCTGGTTTTACTGTATCATGATGAGAATTTAATAATATGGTTTGTATATCTTCTTTTTTAGGATAATTATTATTTTCAGTCCATATATTATTAAATTTTCTTTTTACATGAAATCCATATTTATGGATATAATCCTGTATCAAAAAAGAGACCTTATTTTCTTGTTCAGATATAGAAGGGGTATTTATAATCTGTATTAGAAGTTGTATAGCTTCTTCCTTTAAAACTTGTAAACTGACTACAGACATAGTCTAGTCTTATTATCAACATCATTTAAATGGTTAGGGAGCCCTATACTAACCTTAGTAACTCCATTTTTCAATGCAAAAAAAGCATTTTCTAACTTAGGAATCATGCCATTTGTTATGGTATGATTTTGTTTCATTTTTTGAAATAAATTTTCATTTATTATTTTAAAATAAGATTCAGAATCCAGCACATTTCGTAAAACCCCTTTTTTTTCAAAACAAAAATGTAACTCTACTTCACAATCTTCTTCCTTAGCTAAAGACATAGCTATATAAGCAGCTATTGTATCTGCATTTGTGTTTAGTAGACTTCCTGTTCCATTATGTGTAATGGAACATAATACAGGAATGATATTATTTTCTAATAAAAATTTTATTAAATATGTATTAATACTTTTTACATTAATATCTCCTACATATCCATAATCAATATTTGTCATTTTACGTAAATATGATTTAATGCAATTTCCATCTGCTCCACACAAGCCTAAAGCATTACAACGATAAGATTGTAACATCGCTACTATATTTTTATTTATTATTCCTGCATAACTCATAACAACTATATCCAAAGTTTCTTTATCTGTTATTCTTCTTCCTTGTATCATTTTTGGGAAAACCCCCATTTTTTTTGAAATAAAATCTGCTTTTATTCCTCCTCCATGAATCAATATTTTATATCCTTGTAGTTTACAAAAAGCTTTTAAAGAATTATGAAGATATTTCCCATCATTAATCAAATGACCTCCAATTTTGACTATATGGATCTTCATGATAAAGATTGTAACATTTTTAGAAAAATTATTTGCGAAGCGTAAATTCTATTTTCCGCTTGTTGCAATACAATGGAATATTTACTGTCTAAAACAGCATCTTCTACAACTACATTTCTTCTTACAGGTAAACAATGCATAAATTTCGCTTGATTGGTTAATTTCATTTTATTATCAGTAATCATCCAATCAGAACTTTTACAAAGTATTTTTCCATAATATAAATAACTGCTCCAATTTTTAGCATAAATAAAATCGGCATTTATAAATGCTTCATTTTGATTATGTGTCGTATAAGCTCCATTATAAAATCTATCATGTATATTGTATCCTTCTGGACACGTAATCGTAAAATCTATTTGTTTTATTTTTGATATCCATTGAGAAAAAGAATTCGCTACGGAATGGGGTAATGATTTTACATGAGGGGCCCAACTTAATACTACTTTACATCTTTTTTTAAAAAAAGATGTAAATTCTGCAATAGTCATAACATCTGCCAAAGACTGTAAAGGATGCAAAGTTGCACTTTCCATATTAACGACTGGAACTCTGGAATAATTTAATATTTTATTAAAAATAATTTCTTTATAATCATAATCTCTATCTGATAGATTTGGAAAAGTTCTTACTGCAAGAATATCACAATACAGACTCATAACAGAAATAGCCTCTTTAAGATGTTCTTGTGTTAGATTCATGACACTTCCATCATTCATTTCAATTGTCCAAGAGTCCCTATGAACATCTAAGAACCAAGTATTACATCCTAAGTTAAAAGCTGCTTTTTGACAACTAATTCTTGTACGTAAACTAGGATTAAAAAAAACCAATCCGATTGTTTTGTTTTTTCCAATATGATGAAAATCATATGGATTTTTTTTCAAAAGAAGAGCGTCTTTAATGAGATCATGTACATCGATAACATCTTCTACGCTAAAAAATTTTTTCATAAACTTATTTACATTCAATATTCATTCCAAGCTTTTATAAATAATTGATCCATAGATAAATTACAAAATGCTTGTATAAAAGCTTTTGCTAAACGTGCATTAGTGAGTAGAGGAATATTAAAATCTACGGCATAACGTCGAATAAGATAATCATTGTTCAACTCTGATTTACTGAGATTCTTTGGAATATTAATAATAAGATCCAATTTTCTATTTTTTATTAACTCAAGAACATTTGAATATTTTTTGACATTAGGCCAATAAACTTTTATTGAAGGAATTCCATTATGGGAGAAAAAACTATTGGTTCCTTCTGTAGCAAACAATATATATCCTTTTTTATGCAAAAGTTTTATAACTTCTAAAAGATCTAATTTAGATTCAATGGGACCTCCAGATATCAATATATTTTTTTTTGGAATAGTATAACCTACAGAAAGCATAGATTTTAAAAGAGCTTCATCAAAAGAATTTCCTAAACATCCCACTTCTCCTGTGGATGCCATATCTACTCCCAAAACAGGATCTGCATCTTGCAAACGGGAAAAAGAAAATTGAGAAGCTTTTATTCCTAAGAAATTTGTAATAAAGAAATTAGGTTCTATTTTCTTTTTCTTTTTTCCAAGAATAACTTGAGTGGCTAATTCAATCATATTAAAACGAGATACTTTTGATACAAAAGGAAAGCTTCTGGAAGCTCTTAAATTGCATTCAATTACTTTTACTTCATTATTTTTGGATAAAAATTGTATATTAAAAGGACCAGATATGTTAAAATATTTGGATATTTTTTCAGATATGCGAATAATTTCTTTTAATGTAGATAAATATAGATTATGTGGAGGATATACCAATGTTGCATCTCCTGAATGTACACCTGCAAATTCTACGTGTTCTGATATAGCATAATACAAAATTTCTCCATTTTGGGAAACAGCATCTAATTCAATTTCTTTAGCATTTATAATAAATTCTGTAATAATTAATGGATATTCAGAAGATATAGATACTTTTTCACGAAGATAATGCTGCAGTTCCTCTTGATTAGAAATAACATTCATATCCGCTCCAGAAAGTACGTAAGAAGGTCTAACCAATATCGGAAAATCTACTTCTTTTATAAATTGAAAAATAGCATAAAAATCGGATAATTCTTTCCATTTAGGTTGTCTAATTTTTAAATAATCCATAGTATTAGAAAATTTATATCTATTCTCCACTTTGTCTATGGAAATAGGAGAGGTCCCTAAAATTTTTACCTTTTTTTCATAAAGTTTTAAAACTAAATTATTAGGAATTTGTCCTCCCATAGATACAATTGTCCCTTTAGGTTTTTCTAATTCAATAATATCTAATACGCGTTCTAAAGTAAGCTCTTCAAAATATAATCTATCACATACATCAAAATCAGTGCTGACAGTTTCTGGATTATAATTTATCATTATAGATCTATAAGATTCCTTATGAATGGTATTTAATGCATTGACACAACACCAATCGAATTCTACACTACTTCCAATTCTATAAACACCAGATCCTAATGTAATGACAGATTTTCCATCTTTCTCATAAATAATATCATGTTGAATCGCGTGATATGTTAAATACAAATAATTTGTACGTGCCGGATATTCAGATGCTAAAGTATCAATTTGTCTTACATATGGAACTATGTTTTTTACTTTTCTATGTTCTCTTATTTTTTTTTCTAAATTAGAAATATTGTAATTTTTATTTTTTTTAAAAAAAATACTAGCTATTTGTATATCAGAAAAACCTTCTTTTTTGGCTTTTCGTAATAATTCTTCCGGAAGATCTATTAAATTATCAAAAAGATCTATCTTTTTTTTTGTTTGAAAAATATTATCAAGTTGATATAAAAACCATGGGTCTATCTTTGTCAAAGAATGTATTTCATTTATAGAAATCCCTTTTTCTAAAGCCTCTTCTAAAAAGAAAATTCTTTGATCTGTAGGTTTTTTGAGATTTTCTTTCAGAAATCGAATAGATTTAAATTTTTTTTTATTTATAATATTAATGAATCCTTGCATCCCTATATCTAACATACGAATTCCTTTTTGTAAAGATTCTTCAAAAGAACCTCCAATTGCCATAACTTCTCCTACACTTTTCATACTACTTCCAATCCTATTAGAAACACCATAAAATTTCTTTAAATCCCATCTAGGAATTTTACATACTACATAATCTAATGCAGGTTCAAAAAAAGCAGAAGTATTTTTTGTCACAGAATTTTTTAATTCATGTAATCCATATCCTAAAGATAACTTAGCGGCAACAAAAGCTAATGGATAACCTGTTGCTTTAGAAGCAAGAGCACTTGAACGAGAAAGACGTGCATTGACTTCAATAACACGATAATCTTCTGAACTAGGATCTAACGCAAACTGAACGTTACATTCTCCTACTATATGAAAATCTTTAGCGATATGTATCGCCAATTCTCTTAAACTATAATATTCAGAATTTGTTAAAGTTTGTGACGGTGCCACAACAATACTTTCTCCTGTGTGAATTCCTATAGGATCAAAATTTTCCATATTACATACAGAAATGCAATTATCATATTGATCTCTAACTATTTCATATTCAATTTCTTTCCACCCTTCTAAATATTCTTCTACAATAATTTGAGAAGAATAAGAAAAAGCTTTACTTACTATCTTTTTTAAATCATTAACATTTTTAGCCAAACCACTTCCTAAACCTCCAAGGGTATAAGCTGATCTAATAATAATAGGAAATCCTATTTCTAAAGAATAGGAAATTGCATCATCCATAGAATGAACAACAAAACTTTTTGCCGTTTTTATGTTAATATGAGTTAACCTATTCCTAAATAAGTTTCTATCTTCACTGTGAATAATAGATTCAACAGAAGTTCCTAAAACTTGAATTTTATATTGTTCTATAATCCCTTCTTTAAAAAGTTGAATTCCACAATTCAATGCAGTCTGTCCACCAAAAGATAATAAAATTCCTTTTGGTTTTTCCTTATCTATAACACGTTTAATAAAAAATAAAGTCAAAGGAAGAAAATAAACTTTATCAGCAACTTCTTTCGAAGTTTGAACTGTGGCAATATTTGGGTTAATCAATATAGTATAAATTCCTTCCTCTTTAAGGGCTTTTAATGCTTGTGTTCCAGAATAATCAAATTCACCAGCTTCTCCTATTTTTAATGCACCTGATCCCAGGATGAGTACTTTATCTATTTTCATACTAGATAGTTTGGAAAGATTCTTTAATTAATTATTTATTTGGTTAATTGAATCTATAAAAAAATCGAATAAAAATTCGGTGTCTTTAGGCCCACTTGAAGCTTCTGGATGAAATTGTACTGAAAAAAAAGGTTTATCATTATGAATGATCCCTTCGCAAGTATTATCATTTAAATTTTTAAAAAAAATTTTCCATTTTTTAGAAATATTTTTTGCATCCAAAACATATCCATGGTTTTGTGATGTGATAAAACTTTTTCCTGTTTTTAATGATAAAACTGGTTGATTATGACTTCTATGTGCATATTTCAGTTTATAAGTATCTCCTCCTGCCGCTATCCCTAAAAGTTGATTTCCCAAACATATACCAAATATAGGTTGTTTTTTTTTCATAGCTATACGAAGATAATCGATCGGTTTTTTATAAACTTTAGGATTTCCAGGTCCATTAGAAAGAACCAATCCATCATATTCTTCTTTTGTAAAATCATAATCCCATGGAACTCTGATAATAGAACAATCTCTTCGTAAGAGACAACGTAATATATTATTCTTTAACCCAAAATCGACAAGTAATATTTTATATTTTCCATTTCCATATAAAATTTTTTCGTGTATAGATACTTTTTCAGACAAATTATCCTGATTCGGATCATAAAAAGGAAGGTCTTCATTTTCCATTAAAATTTTACCTAACAAAGATCCTCCTCCTTTTCTCAGTTTTTTTGCAATAAATCTAGTATCTACACCATATAATCCAGGAATTCCATTTTCATATAACCAATTTGATAGGGATTGATTCATATTCCAATGATACGGACGATTAGAATAATAAGAAATAATAAGTCCGGATACTTGAATTTTATCAGATTCATAAAATTCATAAATAGATTCTTCACTAAAAGTAGAAGATGGAACTCCATAAGTTCCTATTATAGGATAAGTATAAGTCAATATTTGACCTTTGTAAGAGGGGTCTGTTATACTTTCGATATAACCGGTCATTGCCGTATTAAATACAACTTCTCCAGAAGAGGATTTTGGTGCTCCAAAATGATACCCTTCATACCGAGTCCCATCTTCCAATACAAGTATCGCTTTTTTTATTATTTTATTATTTTCCATTTTTTGATCTATATAAGGCATTCTTTAACTTTTTTAGGAATAATTTTATATGATGTTCATTAACATTTAATGGAGGGAGCAATCGTAAAACATATGG
Coding sequences:
- the ribB gene encoding 3,4-dihydroxy-2-butanone-4-phosphate synthase; this translates as MLQNLSGIEEAIQDIKNGKIIIVVDDKNRENEGDFIVAAEKITPKIVNFLITHGRGLVCVSLTEEKCDQLELQMMVKNSTDPIKTAFTVSVDLRGNGVSTGISVSDRAKTIFALVHEVKPEVFNKPGHIFPLRAKQGGVLERPGHTEAAIDLTKMAGCTPGGVLVEILNQNGSMARLPQLIQISKKFHMKIIFIEDLIKHKIKHKK
- the trxA gene encoding thioredoxin, with product MLQEINDDTFEKLIFKKSEKPILVDFWAPWCAPCRALSVLLEEIFSEYHEKVSVLKLNVDHNPITSSKYGIRSIPTMIFFKNGEKKDIHIGILSKEDIRKKLDALMIS
- a CDS encoding M20 family metallo-hydrolase, which gives rise to MSVVSLQVLKEEAIQLLIQIINTPSISEQENKVSFLIQDYIHKYGFHVKRKFNNIWTENNNYPKKEDIQTILLNSHHDTVKPGKNWKTDPFTAIKQEDKLFGLGSNDAGASVVSLISTFIYLSNLSELPYRLILSITGEEEISGYSGLRSILPEFGFVDLGIVGEPTQMQVAIAEKGLIILDCIAEGKTGHSARNTGINAIYLATRDIELLKSFSFDRKSDLLGFTTLNVTQIQGGIQHNVIPDICSFVIDIRTNELYKNEELIDIIQKKIHSKMKPRSSHLNSSFIDPMHPIVLKAKFIGRNTYGSPTLSDQSIMPFSTIKMGVGDSVRSHTPNEYVLISEIMEGIDIYICLLKNYHF
- the argB gene encoding acetylglutamate kinase, with amino-acid sequence MKIHIVKIGGHLINDGKYLHNSLKAFCKLQGYKILIHGGGIKADFISKKMGVFPKMIQGRRITDKETLDIVVMSYAGIINKNIVAMLQSYRCNALGLCGADGNCIKSYLRKMTNIDYGYVGDINVKSINTYLIKFLLENNIIPVLCSITHNGTGSLLNTNADTIAAYIAMSLAKEEDCEVELHFCFEKKGVLRNVLDSESYFKIINENLFQKMKQNHTITNGMIPKLENAFFALKNGVTKVSIGLPNHLNDVDNKTRLCL
- a CDS encoding N-acetylornithine carbamoyltransferase; the encoded protein is MKKFFSVEDVIDVHDLIKDALLLKKNPYDFHHIGKNKTIGLVFFNPSLRTRISCQKAAFNLGCNTWFLDVHRDSWTIEMNDGSVMNLTQEHLKEAISVMSLYCDILAVRTFPNLSDRDYDYKEIIFNKILNYSRVPVVNMESATLHPLQSLADVMTIAEFTSFFKKRCKVVLSWAPHVKSLPHSVANSFSQWISKIKQIDFTITCPEGYNIHDRFYNGAYTTHNQNEAFINADFIYAKNWSSYLYYGKILCKSSDWMITDNKMKLTNQAKFMHCLPVRRNVVVEDAVLDSKYSIVLQQAENRIYASQIIFLKMLQSLS
- the carB gene encoding carbamoyl-phosphate synthase (glutamine-hydrolyzing) large subunit — protein: MKIDKVLILGSGALKIGEAGEFDYSGTQALKALKEEGIYTILINPNIATVQTSKEVADKVYFLPLTLFFIKRVIDKEKPKGILLSFGGQTALNCGIQLFKEGIIEQYKIQVLGTSVESIIHSEDRNLFRNRLTHINIKTAKSFVVHSMDDAISYSLEIGFPIIIRSAYTLGGLGSGLAKNVNDLKKIVSKAFSYSSQIIVEEYLEGWKEIEYEIVRDQYDNCISVCNMENFDPIGIHTGESIVVAPSQTLTNSEYYSLRELAIHIAKDFHIVGECNVQFALDPSSEDYRVIEVNARLSRSSALASKATGYPLAFVAAKLSLGYGLHELKNSVTKNTSAFFEPALDYVVCKIPRWDLKKFYGVSNRIGSSMKSVGEVMAIGGSFEESLQKGIRMLDIGMQGFINIINKKKFKSIRFLKENLKKPTDQRIFFLEEALEKGISINEIHSLTKIDPWFLYQLDNIFQTKKKIDLFDNLIDLPEELLRKAKKEGFSDIQIASIFFKKNKNYNISNLEKKIREHRKVKNIVPYVRQIDTLASEYPARTNYLYLTYHAIQHDIIYEKDGKSVITLGSGVYRIGSSVEFDWCCVNALNTIHKESYRSIMINYNPETVSTDFDVCDRLYFEELTLERVLDIIELEKPKGTIVSMGGQIPNNLVLKLYEKKVKILGTSPISIDKVENRYKFSNTMDYLKIRQPKWKELSDFYAIFQFIKEVDFPILVRPSYVLSGADMNVISNQEELQHYLREKVSISSEYPLIITEFIINAKEIELDAVSQNGEILYYAISEHVEFAGVHSGDATLVYPPHNLYLSTLKEIIRISEKISKYFNISGPFNIQFLSKNNEVKVIECNLRASRSFPFVSKVSRFNMIELATQVILGKKKKKIEPNFFITNFLGIKASQFSFSRLQDADPVLGVDMASTGEVGCLGNSFDEALLKSMLSVGYTIPKKNILISGGPIESKLDLLEVIKLLHKKGYILFATEGTNSFFSHNGIPSIKVYWPNVKKYSNVLELIKNRKLDLIINIPKNLSKSELNNDYLIRRYAVDFNIPLLTNARLAKAFIQAFCNLSMDQLFIKAWNEY
- the carA gene encoding glutamine-hydrolyzing carbamoyl-phosphate synthase small subunit, coding for MENNKIIKKAILVLEDGTRYEGYHFGAPKSSSGEVVFNTAMTGYIESITDPSYKGQILTYTYPIIGTYGVPSSTFSEESIYEFYESDKIQVSGLIISYYSNRPYHWNMNQSLSNWLYENGIPGLYGVDTRFIAKKLRKGGGSLLGKILMENEDLPFYDPNQDNLSEKVSIHEKILYGNGKYKILLVDFGLKNNILRCLLRRDCSIIRVPWDYDFTKEEYDGLVLSNGPGNPKVYKKPIDYLRIAMKKKQPIFGICLGNQLLGIAAGGDTYKLKYAHRSHNQPVLSLKTGKSFITSQNHGYVLDAKNISKKWKIFFKNLNDNTCEGIIHNDKPFFSVQFHPEASSGPKDTEFLFDFFIDSINQINN